A portion of the Epinephelus moara isolate mb chromosome 4, YSFRI_EMoa_1.0, whole genome shotgun sequence genome contains these proteins:
- the f9a gene encoding coagulation factor IXa, which produces MVQCFSVGIPELFGMELVSLPFLCLLLLDFQLSYGAPAPASGPVFLSSQMADSILRRHKRYNTFFEEVLEGDMERECIEEVCDLEEAREIFEDDKNTMEFWARYVDGDQCKSNPCLNQGTCNDHLGFYTCACLSGFTGRNCEIVVARRCDLNNGDCMHFCESVGTFGAKCSCARGYKLIEDGVNCEAQAEFPCGITALTEVSLGLRRSLFGHGNASQQNTTSLTSNTTTTSSSSPASTPMHFPTTNIPIEYHSIKKLPLWMNREAEVPTDKPHKPFKRIVGGEVVLPGEIPWQVALIARPSGQLFCGGSILSERWVISAAHCLVEAQGSFFVRVGDHNIYLHEDTEQDYEVLEQHIHPRYNSTVSLYNHDIALLYLKSAITFSARVRPICIGPMAFTEALVKDSSPATVSGWGRTRFLGFTADSLQKVEVPFTDRTECKRSSSSRITPFMFCAGYYDEAKDACQGDSGGPHANKFHDTWFLTGIVSWGEECAKQGKYGVYTRLSLYYRWINHIMGLTKHRLALDVEEPDPET; this is translated from the exons ATGGTCCAGTGTTTTAGTGTCGGGATACCAGAGCTTTTTGGAATGGAACTAGtttctttgccttttttatGTTTGCTGCTTTTGGACTTTCAGCTGAGCTATGGAG CCCCAGCTCCAGCCTCAGGCCCAGTGTTTCTGTCCAGTCAGATGGCCGACAGCATTCTGCGGAGACACAAGCGCTACAACACTTTTTTTGAGGAGGTGCTGGAAGGCGACATGGAGAGAGAGTGTATAGAGGAAGTATGTGACCTGGAAGAGGCCAGGGAGATCTTTGAGGATGACAAAAATACA ATGGAGTTCTGGGCAAGATATGTAG ATGGCGATCAGTGTAAATCAAACCCATGTCTGAACCAGGGGACATGCAATGACCACCTTGGCTTCTACACCTGCGCATGTCTGTCTGGCTTCACTGGCAGGAACTGTGAAATCG TTGTAGCCAGAAGGTGTGATTTGAACAACGGAGACTGTATGCACTTCTGTGAATCAGTGGGAACTTTTGGAGCAAAATGCTCCTGTGCAAGAGGCTACAAGCTGATAGAGGATGGAGTTAACTGTGAAGCACAAG CTGAATTTCCATGTGGCATAACTGCCCTGACAGAGGTAAGCTTAGGATTAAGAAGGTCTCTGTTCGGCCATGGGAATGCAAGCCAGCAGAACACCACTTCCCTGACCAGCAACACTACTACaacctcttcctcttctccagcCAGTACCCCCATGCATTTTCCTACCACAAATATCCCCATAGAGTACCACTCCATTAAGAAACTGCCCCTGTGGATGAACCGTGAGGCTGAGGTCCCCACTGACAAGCCACACAAGCCTTTTAAACGCATTGTAGGTGGCGAGGTGGTATTGCCAGGAGAGATCCCATGGCAG GTAGCCTTGATAGCACGTCCCAGTGGTCAGTTATTCTGTGGGGGCTCCATTCTCAGCGAACGGTGGGTTATCAGTGCTGCTCATTGCCTGGTGGAAGCACAAGGCTCCTTCTTTGTCAGAGTAG GGGACCATAACATCTACCTCCACGAGGACACTGAGCAGGATTATGAGGTGTTGGAGCAGCACATACACCCACGTTACAACAGCACTGTGAGCTTGTACAACCATGACATCGCCTTGCTGTACTTAAAGAGCGCCATCACTTTCTCTGCAAGAGTCCGACCCATCTGCATCGGGCCCATGGCTTTCACTGAGGCCCTAGTGAAGGACTCCTCCCCAGCCACGGTCAGCGGCTGGGGTCGAACGCGCTTCCTTGGATTCACGGCCGACTCTTTGCAGAAGGTGGAGGTTCCCTTCACAGATCGGACAGAGTGTAAGCGGAGCAGCAGTTCAAGGATCACTCCCTTCATGTTTTGCGCAGGATACTACGACGAGGCCAAAGATGCCTGTCAGGGTGACAGTGGAGGTCCTCACGCAAACAAATTTCATGACACTTGGTTCCTTACGGGCATTGTGAGCTGGGGGGAAGAATGTGCAAAGCAGGGGAAATATGGTGTGTACACACGGCTGTCCCTTTATTACCGCTGGATAAACCATATTATGGGATTAACTAAACACAGGCTGGCACTTGATGTGGAAGAACCTGACCCTGAAACTTAA